The stretch of DNA AATCCGTGAAGGCCCTGCTTGAGGCCGAATTTCCCTTTGTCTGGGTCCGAGGACAGGTGACCAATCTGTCGCGTCCGGCCAGTGGTCATGTGTATTTTACGCTGACTGATGGAGACGCGGCCGTGTCCGTAGTCTGGTTCAAGTCGTCGCAACGGTCCTCTGAACCGGTGAAACAGGGCGAGGAACGGGTGAATCCGTTGACCGGTGAGATTGAGGAATCAAGTGGTTCGACCGCATTGACCGGCAGCGGCTTGGAAGACGGCATGGATGTGTTGTGCGCTGGCCGACTCAATGTCTATGAACCGCGTGGTCAGTACCAGTTGGTAGCGGAGTTGGTGCAGGATCAGGGCGTGGGCGATCTGGCCGTGGCGTTCGAGGCGTTGAAACGAAAGCTGGCGGGCAAAGGATATTTTGACGAGGACCGCAAATTGTCCGTGCCGGACAACCCGACGCGGGTGGCGGTGGTGACGTCGCCGTCAGGCGCGGCTATTCGGGACTTCTTGCGCATTGCCGATACGCGTGGCACGGGCGCTGAAATACGAATTTACCCGTCGCTTGTGCAGGGCGATCAGGCTCCGGAACAGCTCGCGGCGGCAGTGGATGCGGTCGACGCGGACGGCTGGGCCGAGGTGGTGGTGTTGATCCGTGGCGGTGGGTCGCTGGAAGATCTGTGGGCGTTCAATACCGAGCCGGTGGCTGATGCCATTTATCGGGCCAGAGTGCCGGTGGTGTCCGGAGTCGGGCATGAACCGGATGTGTCCATCGCGGATTTCGTGGCGGATAAACGGGTTGCCACTCCGAGCCATGCGGCCCAGGAATTGTGGACGCACAGAGAGACATTGGTGCAAAAACTGGATGTGCTTGATCTGGGACTGGGGCGTGCGTATAGCTCGTTTTTGCACGGCAAGATCACGGATTTCGATCATTTGCGCAAGGCGTTGGTCTGGCTGTCGCCACAGCGACGGCTGGAGCGGATGGAAGATCGGTTTACGGCTTTGTCTGCCCGACTTCAAGGGGCGGGATTGGAGCATCTTTATGAGAATGTGGAGACCGTGAAACGGACTGCTGATCGATTGGATCGAGCCTTTGGCCCGACGCGGGTGATCGATGCGACCGAGACCGTGAGCGGATTGGCGCATCGTCTGCATCAGGGCGCACAGGTGTTTTGTGAAAACAAAGTGCAGGCGTATGATCTGTTGCGGACGGCGTTGCATGGCCTTGACCCGGAAGGCCCGCTTGAGCGGGGGTATGCGCTGGTTCGCGTGCATCGAACCGGGACGTTTTTGCGTGACCCGAAAGGGGTGACGAAGGGCGACGGGCTTGATATCAGGGTGAAGGGCGGCTCTGTTGCCGCTGTGGTGACTGACGAAATTTCTTTTGATAAATAGGATTGATATTGATGAAAAATACCGTGTTTCTTGGGGCACTGTTCCTGTGTGTGAGTCTGGTGTGTGCCCCTGTGGGCGTGTTCGCCCAAAATGCAGCGAGTCCTGCGGACATGCCGTCTGCCGCGGCAACGTCTTCTTCTGTGGTCGTCATCCCCATTGTGGATGCGTCGCCCGCTGTGAAAGAGGCTTCTGCTGCTCCTGCCGTTGCGGATGAATCGCCAGTTGTGAAAGAGTCTCCCGCTGTGGACCCTTCTCCTGCTGTGAACGAAACTCCCGTTGTACCAGTTGCGAAGACGTCTTCTGTTGTAGTTGTTCCTGCTCCAGAGGTTTCCCTTGCTGAGGAAGTGCCCTCTGGTACGGACGAGTCGTCTGCTGTTGAAGCGGTGCCTGCCGCGACGACTTCAACCCCGACAACGCCCCCGGCTTCAGTAGCAAAAGTGTCGAAGACTGCTGAAACAGCACCTGTCGTTCCAGTGGAAAACGCCTTGGTTTTGGCTGTGCCGTCCCGTGTGGACGTGGGACAGCCGTTTCTGGTGCGATTGACCTCGGATCAGCCGCTGGATTCCGTATCCATCCATTGGATGGGCAAAGATGTGCAGCCGTCCATTTCGGTCTGGAACAATCGGCATGTAGCCTTGGCCATGCTGGGGTCTGACGTGTTGGACACCACGGCCGGGAAAAGGGACGTTTCGGTGATCGCTTCCGTGGCCGGGACCGAAAAGACCCTCCGCCGAACCGTGACCGTGGCAGGCAGGGAGTATCCCAAACAGGAATTGACCTTGCCGCCATCCATGGTGACCCCGCCCAAGACTGTGTATGACCGCATCGCCAGGGAACGTGAACAGACAACGGCGGCCAAGAATACGGTGACACCGCGTCGTTTGTGGACTTTGCCTCTGCTACGACCCGTGGATGGCGACGTGTCCAGTACCTATGGGCTGCGTCGGATTTTGAATGGGACTCCCAAGAACCCGCATCGGGGCG from Pseudodesulfovibrio sp. JC047 encodes:
- the xseA gene encoding exodeoxyribonuclease VII large subunit, which translates into the protein MSNILSVSELTKSVKALLEAEFPFVWVRGQVTNLSRPASGHVYFTLTDGDAAVSVVWFKSSQRSSEPVKQGEERVNPLTGEIEESSGSTALTGSGLEDGMDVLCAGRLNVYEPRGQYQLVAELVQDQGVGDLAVAFEALKRKLAGKGYFDEDRKLSVPDNPTRVAVVTSPSGAAIRDFLRIADTRGTGAEIRIYPSLVQGDQAPEQLAAAVDAVDADGWAEVVVLIRGGGSLEDLWAFNTEPVADAIYRARVPVVSGVGHEPDVSIADFVADKRVATPSHAAQELWTHRETLVQKLDVLDLGLGRAYSSFLHGKITDFDHLRKALVWLSPQRRLERMEDRFTALSARLQGAGLEHLYENVETVKRTADRLDRAFGPTRVIDATETVSGLAHRLHQGAQVFCENKVQAYDLLRTALHGLDPEGPLERGYALVRVHRTGTFLRDPKGVTKGDGLDIRVKGGSVAAVVTDEISFDK
- a CDS encoding M23 family metallopeptidase; amino-acid sequence: MKNTVFLGALFLCVSLVCAPVGVFAQNAASPADMPSAAATSSSVVVIPIVDASPAVKEASAAPAVADESPVVKESPAVDPSPAVNETPVVPVAKTSSVVVVPAPEVSLAEEVPSGTDESSAVEAVPAATTSTPTTPPASVAKVSKTAETAPVVPVENALVLAVPSRVDVGQPFLVRLTSDQPLDSVSIHWMGKDVQPSISVWNNRHVALAMLGSDVLDTTAGKRDVSVIASVAGTEKTLRRTVTVAGREYPKQELTLPPSMVTPPKTVYDRIAREREQTTAAKNTVTPRRLWTLPLLRPVDGDVSSTYGLRRILNGTPKNPHRGVDLRSPMGNPVKSVANGEVILVGDHYYAGKSVYIDHGNGVVSLYFHLSKPLVKKGDTVKRGQPIGLSGKSGRATGPHLHFSLSVLGELVDPQPLFVKKVDMLLK